The following proteins come from a genomic window of Rutidosis leptorrhynchoides isolate AG116_Rl617_1_P2 chromosome 10, CSIRO_AGI_Rlap_v1, whole genome shotgun sequence:
- the LOC139870822 gene encoding uncharacterized protein produces the protein MDAYLKIIDDDSSDDEMLLSVMRSCAEELDREADEGPSHRPRKTRIYIPRDRESAAERLRRDYFEVQPTFSDHKFKRRYQMSPQLFERIIACIRDCTINPLPAHFAYFRHSYDAVGRKSFNIYQKCTSALRQLAYGTRGDMWDEYLHMSELTSLMCLDNFCLFVTDLYQQEYLRKPTARDIQRIYERHETKHGFRGMLGSIDCMHWEWKNCSVAWQGSNNDINVLNRLPLFDSLKNGSAPTSPFTVNGHDYTHGYYLADGIYLDWATLIKAYQSPTDEPSTKLTHFQENARKDVERTFGVLQGRFNILHVPGRAWRAKKLHHILYCCVLLHNMIQEDNGFAITSLDEEYLNEPENQPVFVRNRNTTRAALEKENRDKDVHNALRADLTAHIWNLPPNYRRSI, from the exons ATGGATGCCTATTTAAAAATCATCGACGATGATTCTTCGGACGATGAAATGTTATTAAGTGTTATGCGTTCGTGCGCCGAAGAGCTAGATCGAGAAGCTGATGAGGGCCCAAGTCATCGACCTCGAAAAACCCGAATCTATATCCCTAGGGATCGCGAAAGTGCGGCTGAACGTCTACGCAGAGACTATTTTGAGGTACAACCTACGTTTTCCGATCACAAATTTAAAAGACGTTATCAGATGAGTCCGCAATTATTCGAGCGTATCATAGCATGTATACGCGACTGCACTATTAATCCTTTACCCGCACACTTTGCATATTTTAGGCACTCATACGACGCCGTTGGTCGTAAAAGTTTTAATATATATCAAAAGTGCACATCTGCGTTACGCCAGTTGGCGTACGGTACGAGGGGTGATATGTGGGACGAATATTTGCATATGAGTGAGCTAACCTCATTAATGTGTTTAGACAACTTTTGTTTGTTTGTTACTGATTTGTACCAACAAGAATATCTACGTAAACCAACTGCACGTGATATTCAACGAATATATGAAAGGCATGAAACAAAGCATGGTTTTAGGGGGATGCTTGGGAGCATCGATTGCATGCATTGGGAATGGAAAAATTGTTCCGTTGCATGGCAAG GTTCCAACAATGACATCAATGTATTAAACCGTTTACCGTTGTTTGATTCTCTTAAGAACGGTTCCGCTCCAACTTCACCATTTACAGTAAATGGTCATGACTACACACATGGTTATTATCTCGCCGACGGTATTTATCTGGATTGGGCTACACTTATCAAAGCATACCAATCCCCAACCGACGAGCCATCAACAAAGTTAACACATTTTCAAGAAAATGCACGAAAAGATGTCGAGCGAACATTTGGTGTCCTTCAAGGAAGATTCAATATATTACATGTGCCTGGACGAGCTTGGAGAGCAAAAAAATTGCACCACATATTATATTGTTGTGTTCTATTGCACAATATGATCCAAGAGGATAATGGCTTTGCTATAACGTCACTCGACGAAGAGTATCTAAATGAGCCAGAAAACCAACCCGTTTTTGTTAGGAATCGAAATACTACTCGAGCTGCACTAGAAAAGGAAAATCGCGACAAAGATGTTCATAATGCACTTCGTGCGGACTTAACCGCGCATATTTGGAATCTTCCACCAAACTACCGACGTAGCATTTAA
- the LOC139871643 gene encoding UDP-glucuronate 4-epimerase 3-like, translating to MKSSSHLDNIPSTPGKFKLDKPNYNHINRFRWHYSYLAKLTFWSFVFMGLIFIFFFKSPHSSSPTSNPSSDLSRRSLKNRSWGGPDWEKRVKSSSKIRSKSGFSVLVTGAAGFVGTHVSAALKRRGDGVLGLDNFNDYYDPSLKRARQALLERSGIFIVEGDINDAVLLKKLFEVVHFTHVMHLAAQAGVRYAMKNPNSYIHSNIAGFVNLLEVCKNANPQPAIVWASSSSVYGLNTKVPFSEKDRTDQPASLYAATKKAGEEIAHTYNHIYGLSLTGLRFFTVYGPWGRPDMAYFFFTKDILKRKPIPVFESANHGTVARDFTYIDDIVKGCLGALDTAEKSTGSGGKKKGAAQLRVINLGNTSPVPVSDLVSILEKLLKVKAEKRVMKLPRNGDVPFTHANISFAQREFGYKPTTDLQTGLKKFVKWYVSYYGPGNKSSLRIQ from the coding sequence ATGAAGTCATCATCTCATTTGGATAATATCCCTTCAACACCTGGTAAATTCAAACTGGATAAACCCAATTACAACCATATCAATAGATTCAGGTGGCATTATTCATATTTAGCAAAGCTTACATTTTGGAGTTTTGTTTTTATgggtttaatttttatttttttcttcaaaTCACCACATTCATCATCACCAACATCAAACCCATCATCAGATCTCTCTCGTAGATCCTTAAAAAACAGATCTTGGGGCGGACCCGATTGGGAAAAACGGGTCAAATCCTCTTCCAAGATCCGATCAAAATCCGGGTTTTCCGTCTTAGTCACCGGCGCCGCCGGATTCGTCGGAACCCATGTCAGTGCCGCCTTGAAACGCCGTGGTGATGGTGTTTTAGGGTTAGACAATTTCAATGATTATTATGATCCATCCCTGAAAAGGGCTAGACAAGCTTTGCTAGAAAGAAGTGGGATTTTCATTGTGGAAGGTGACATAAACGACGCCGTTTTGCTCAAGAAATTATTTGAGGTAGTTCATTTTACACATGTAATGCATTTAGCTGCTCAAGCTGGTGTTAGATATGCTATGAAAAACCCTAACTCTTATATTCATAGTAATATTGCTGGTTTTGTTAATTTACTTGAAGTTTGTAAAAATGCTAATCCACAACCTGCTATTGTATGGGCATCATCTAGTTCTGTTTATGGATTGAATACTAAAGTACCCTTTTCGGAAAAAGATCGAACTGATCAACCCGCAAGCTTATACGCTGCAACTAAAAAAGCGGGTGAAGAAATCGCGCATACGTATAATCATATATATGGTTTGTCATTAACTGGCTTAAGATTCTTTACTGTTTATGGACCTTGGGGTAGACCAGATATGGCTTATTTTTTCTTCACTAAAGATATCTTGAAACGAAAACCGATTCCTGTTTTTGAATCGGCTAATCATGGTACAGTTGCTCGTGATTTTACGTATATTGATGATATCGTAAAGGGTTGTTTAGGTGCTTTAGATACTGCTGAAAAGAGTACAGGAAGTGGTGGTAAGAAAAAAGGGGCTGCACAATTAAGAGTGATTAATTTAGGGAATACGTCACCTGTTCCTGTTTCGGATCTTGTTAGTATATTGGAGAAATTGTTGAAAGTGAAAGCGGAAAAACGTGTGATGAAGTTGCCTAGAAATGGTGATGTACCGTTTACTCATGCGAATATTAGTTTTGCGCAGAGGGAATTTGGGTATAAACCAACAACGGATCTTCAAACGGGGTTAAAGAAGTTTGTAAAATGGTATGTGAGTTATTATGGTCCCGGGAACAAGAGTTCATTGAGaatacaatga